From a single Phocoena sinus isolate mPhoSin1 chromosome 1, mPhoSin1.pri, whole genome shotgun sequence genomic region:
- the LOC116758807 gene encoding low affinity immunoglobulin gamma Fc region receptor II-like isoform X5 — MGIPTFLALPAARSDRAACTSCHPLDHMLLWTALLFLAPVVGKPGLPKAVVNIQPAWINVLKEDYVTLMCQGTNLCEGNLTLWFHNGSFIQSQNQSSYSFKASSNDSGDYRCQREQTSLSDPVHLYVTSDWLLLQTPSLVFQEGEPIVLRCHSWRNSSLNKVIFFQNGRSKTFSHLRSNFSIPQANLSHSGEYHCTGFIGQTVYSSQPVTITVQERPSKLSGRLEELQSQMESRPSG, encoded by the exons ATGGGGATCCCCACATTCCTAGCCCTCCCTGCTGCCAGGAGTGACCGAGCTGCCTGCACATCCTGCCATCCTTTGGACCACATGCTACTGTGGACGGCTCTGCTATTCCTCG CTCCTGTTGTTGGGAAACCTG GTCTCCCGAAGGCTGTGGTGAACATTCAGCCTGCGTGGATCAATGTGCTCAAGGAGGATTATGTGACGCTGATGTGTCAGGGGACCAACCTGTGTGAAGGCAACCTCACCCTGTGGTTCCATAATGGGAGCTTCATCCAGAGCCAGAACCAGTCCAGCTATAGCTTTAAGGCCAGCAGCAATGACAGCGGAGACTACAGGTGTCAGAGAGAGCAGACCAGCCTCAGCGACCCTGTGCATCTGTATGTGACTTCCG ACTGGCTGCTGCTCCAGACCCCTAGCCTCGTGTTCCAGGAAGGGGAGCCCATCGTGCTGAGGtgccacagctggagaaacaGTTCTCTGAATAAGGTCATATTCTTCCAGAATGGAAGATCCAAGACGTTTTCCCATCTGCGTTCCAACTTCTCTATCCCACAAGCAAACCTCAGTCACAGTGGCGAGTACCACTGCACGGGATTTATCGGGCAGACAGTGTACTCATCACAGCCTGTGACCATCACTGTCCAAG AGAGACCTTCAAAGCTCAGCGGGAGACTGGAAGAACTGCAAAGTCAGATGGAGTCAAGGCCCTCAGGATAA
- the LOC116758807 gene encoding low affinity immunoglobulin gamma Fc region receptor II-like isoform X1, whose protein sequence is MGIPTFLALPAARSDRAACTSCHPLDHMLLWTALLFLAPVVGKPGLPKAVVNIQPAWINVLKEDYVTLMCQGTNLCEGNLTLWFHNGSFIQSQNQSSYSFKASSNDSGDYRCQREQTSLSDPVHLYVTSDWLLLQTPSLVFQEGEPIVLRCHSWRNSSLNKVIFFQNGRSKTFSHLRSNFSIPQANLSHSGEYHCTGFIGQTVYSSQPVTITVQGGNQCCSRSFTPWKDRSGNSTHLSTLVSNHFLPGDGAPFCSGYRAVFFCAERPSKLSGRLEELQSQMESRPSG, encoded by the exons ATGGGGATCCCCACATTCCTAGCCCTCCCTGCTGCCAGGAGTGACCGAGCTGCCTGCACATCCTGCCATCCTTTGGACCACATGCTACTGTGGACGGCTCTGCTATTCCTCG CTCCTGTTGTTGGGAAACCTG GTCTCCCGAAGGCTGTGGTGAACATTCAGCCTGCGTGGATCAATGTGCTCAAGGAGGATTATGTGACGCTGATGTGTCAGGGGACCAACCTGTGTGAAGGCAACCTCACCCTGTGGTTCCATAATGGGAGCTTCATCCAGAGCCAGAACCAGTCCAGCTATAGCTTTAAGGCCAGCAGCAATGACAGCGGAGACTACAGGTGTCAGAGAGAGCAGACCAGCCTCAGCGACCCTGTGCATCTGTATGTGACTTCCG ACTGGCTGCTGCTCCAGACCCCTAGCCTCGTGTTCCAGGAAGGGGAGCCCATCGTGCTGAGGtgccacagctggagaaacaGTTCTCTGAATAAGGTCATATTCTTCCAGAATGGAAGATCCAAGACGTTTTCCCATCTGCGTTCCAACTTCTCTATCCCACAAGCAAACCTCAGTCACAGTGGCGAGTACCACTGCACGGGATTTATCGGGCAGACAGTGTACTCATCACAGCCTGTGACCATCACTGTCCAAGGTGGGAACCAATGCTGTTCAAGGAGCTTTACACCTTGGAAGGATAG GTCCGGCAATTCTACTCATCTTTCCACCTTGGTATCAAATCACTTTCTGCCTGGTGATGGCGCTCCTTTTTGCAGTGGATACAGAGCTGTATTTTTCTGTGCAGAGAGACCTTCAAAGCTCAGCGGGAGACTGGAAGAACTGCAAAGTCAGATGGAGTCAAGGCCCTCAGGATAA
- the LOC116758807 gene encoding low affinity immunoglobulin gamma Fc region receptor II-like isoform X3, protein MGIPTFLALPAARSDRAACTSCHPLDHMLLWTALLFLAPVVGKPGLPKAVVNIQPAWINVLKEDYVTLMCQGTNLCEGNLTLWFHNGSFIQSQNQSSYSFKASSNDSGDYRCQREQTSLSDPVHLYVTSDWLLLQTPSLVFQEGEPIVLRCHSWRNSSLNKVIFFQNGRSKTFSHLRSNFSIPQANLSHSGEYHCTGFIGQTVYSSQPVTITVQGGNQCCSRSFTPWKDRETFKAQRETGRTAKSDGVKALRINDPSSHA, encoded by the exons ATGGGGATCCCCACATTCCTAGCCCTCCCTGCTGCCAGGAGTGACCGAGCTGCCTGCACATCCTGCCATCCTTTGGACCACATGCTACTGTGGACGGCTCTGCTATTCCTCG CTCCTGTTGTTGGGAAACCTG GTCTCCCGAAGGCTGTGGTGAACATTCAGCCTGCGTGGATCAATGTGCTCAAGGAGGATTATGTGACGCTGATGTGTCAGGGGACCAACCTGTGTGAAGGCAACCTCACCCTGTGGTTCCATAATGGGAGCTTCATCCAGAGCCAGAACCAGTCCAGCTATAGCTTTAAGGCCAGCAGCAATGACAGCGGAGACTACAGGTGTCAGAGAGAGCAGACCAGCCTCAGCGACCCTGTGCATCTGTATGTGACTTCCG ACTGGCTGCTGCTCCAGACCCCTAGCCTCGTGTTCCAGGAAGGGGAGCCCATCGTGCTGAGGtgccacagctggagaaacaGTTCTCTGAATAAGGTCATATTCTTCCAGAATGGAAGATCCAAGACGTTTTCCCATCTGCGTTCCAACTTCTCTATCCCACAAGCAAACCTCAGTCACAGTGGCGAGTACCACTGCACGGGATTTATCGGGCAGACAGTGTACTCATCACAGCCTGTGACCATCACTGTCCAAGGTGGGAACCAATGCTGTTCAAGGAGCTTTACACCTTGGAAGGATAG AGAGACCTTCAAAGCTCAGCGGGAGACTGGAAGAACTGCAAAGTCAGATGGAGTCAAGGCCCTCAGGATAAATGACCCCTCATCCCACGCGTaa
- the LOC116758807 gene encoding low affinity immunoglobulin gamma Fc region receptor II-like isoform X4, giving the protein MGIPTFLALPAARSDRAACTSCHPLDHMLLWTALLFLGLPKAVVNIQPAWINVLKEDYVTLMCQGTNLCEGNLTLWFHNGSFIQSQNQSSYSFKASSNDSGDYRCQREQTSLSDPVHLYVTSDWLLLQTPSLVFQEGEPIVLRCHSWRNSSLNKVIFFQNGRSKTFSHLRSNFSIPQANLSHSGEYHCTGFIGQTVYSSQPVTITVQGPAILLIFPPWYQITFCLVMALLFAVDTELYFSVQRDLQSSAGDWKNCKVRWSQGPQDK; this is encoded by the exons ATGGGGATCCCCACATTCCTAGCCCTCCCTGCTGCCAGGAGTGACCGAGCTGCCTGCACATCCTGCCATCCTTTGGACCACATGCTACTGTGGACGGCTCTGCTATTCCTCG GTCTCCCGAAGGCTGTGGTGAACATTCAGCCTGCGTGGATCAATGTGCTCAAGGAGGATTATGTGACGCTGATGTGTCAGGGGACCAACCTGTGTGAAGGCAACCTCACCCTGTGGTTCCATAATGGGAGCTTCATCCAGAGCCAGAACCAGTCCAGCTATAGCTTTAAGGCCAGCAGCAATGACAGCGGAGACTACAGGTGTCAGAGAGAGCAGACCAGCCTCAGCGACCCTGTGCATCTGTATGTGACTTCCG ACTGGCTGCTGCTCCAGACCCCTAGCCTCGTGTTCCAGGAAGGGGAGCCCATCGTGCTGAGGtgccacagctggagaaacaGTTCTCTGAATAAGGTCATATTCTTCCAGAATGGAAGATCCAAGACGTTTTCCCATCTGCGTTCCAACTTCTCTATCCCACAAGCAAACCTCAGTCACAGTGGCGAGTACCACTGCACGGGATTTATCGGGCAGACAGTGTACTCATCACAGCCTGTGACCATCACTGTCCAAG GTCCGGCAATTCTACTCATCTTTCCACCTTGGTATCAAATCACTTTCTGCCTGGTGATGGCGCTCCTTTTTGCAGTGGATACAGAGCTGTATTTTTCTGTGCAGAGAGACCTTCAAAGCTCAGCGGGAGACTGGAAGAACTGCAAAGTCAGATGGAGTCAAGGCCCTCAGGATAAATGA
- the LOC116758807 gene encoding low affinity immunoglobulin gamma Fc region receptor II-like isoform X2, which translates to MGIPTFLALPAARSDRAACTSCHPLDHMLLWTALLFLAPVVGKPGLPKAVVNIQPAWINVLKEDYVTLMCQGTNLCEGNLTLWFHNGSFIQSQNQSSYSFKASSNDSGDYRCQREQTSLSDPVHLYVTSDWLLLQTPSLVFQEGEPIVLRCHSWRNSSLNKVIFFQNGRSKTFSHLRSNFSIPQANLSHSGEYHCTGFIGQTVYSSQPVTITVQGPAILLIFPPWYQITFCLVMALLFAVDTELYFSVQRDLQSSAGDWKNCKVRWSQGPQDK; encoded by the exons ATGGGGATCCCCACATTCCTAGCCCTCCCTGCTGCCAGGAGTGACCGAGCTGCCTGCACATCCTGCCATCCTTTGGACCACATGCTACTGTGGACGGCTCTGCTATTCCTCG CTCCTGTTGTTGGGAAACCTG GTCTCCCGAAGGCTGTGGTGAACATTCAGCCTGCGTGGATCAATGTGCTCAAGGAGGATTATGTGACGCTGATGTGTCAGGGGACCAACCTGTGTGAAGGCAACCTCACCCTGTGGTTCCATAATGGGAGCTTCATCCAGAGCCAGAACCAGTCCAGCTATAGCTTTAAGGCCAGCAGCAATGACAGCGGAGACTACAGGTGTCAGAGAGAGCAGACCAGCCTCAGCGACCCTGTGCATCTGTATGTGACTTCCG ACTGGCTGCTGCTCCAGACCCCTAGCCTCGTGTTCCAGGAAGGGGAGCCCATCGTGCTGAGGtgccacagctggagaaacaGTTCTCTGAATAAGGTCATATTCTTCCAGAATGGAAGATCCAAGACGTTTTCCCATCTGCGTTCCAACTTCTCTATCCCACAAGCAAACCTCAGTCACAGTGGCGAGTACCACTGCACGGGATTTATCGGGCAGACAGTGTACTCATCACAGCCTGTGACCATCACTGTCCAAG GTCCGGCAATTCTACTCATCTTTCCACCTTGGTATCAAATCACTTTCTGCCTGGTGATGGCGCTCCTTTTTGCAGTGGATACAGAGCTGTATTTTTCTGTGCAGAGAGACCTTCAAAGCTCAGCGGGAGACTGGAAGAACTGCAAAGTCAGATGGAGTCAAGGCCCTCAGGATAAATGA